One part of the Prunus persica cultivar Lovell chromosome G5, Prunus_persica_NCBIv2, whole genome shotgun sequence genome encodes these proteins:
- the LOC18777096 gene encoding probable LRR receptor-like serine/threonine-protein kinase At1g74360 — MNTKAFANNNPRGQKIMHCSNKETNSWVILSSIFLALLVLITAEASVVAGDSLDTDREVLLSLKAFLQQHNPVNQGQYSQWNQHSNNPCKWHGVTCNNDTRVSVVELSNNEITGEIFPNFSALTALSHLDLSTNTLSGALPEDLSKCHSLKYLNLSHNIIDSELNLNGLNQLEVLDLAVNRFNGDLQMSFPGICNNLVVVNISENNLTGRIDHSFDDCLKLQYLDLSANYFSGEIWNGFTKLREFSVAENYLSGTILPSIFTNNCSLVVLDLSENGISGGVPAEISKCQRLVILNLWGNNFTGSIPSEIGRISSLQALFLGNNSFYRVIPETLLDLNNLTFLDLSRNNFGGDIQDIFGRFRQVKFLVLHSNSYTGGIYSSGILKLLNISRLDLSRNNFTGPLPVEIAQMPKLKFLILAYNQFNGTIPPEYGNIPSLQALDLSFNNLTGAIPSTLGNLSSLLWLMLANNLLSGPIPQELGNCTSLLWLNLANNLLSGPIPSELTKIGKNVKPTFETNNLDNDQIIPGSGECLAMKRWIPADYPPFSFVYTILTRKSCRSIWDRLLKGNGLFPICAAGSAVRTLQISGYLQLSGNQLSGQLPPDIGKMQNFSMINLGFNKFNGELPAKIGQLPLVVFNISMNNFSGQIPMQIGNIKCMQNLDMSYNNFSGTFPVSLNSLTELSKFNISYNPLISGVIPSSGQLATFEKDSYLGDPLLKLPPFIDNSTDGRAKKSNVNLKRPTKFAAYMVVLALLLAVLICGVLSLVVCLFGKSPAEQPGYLLQDVKYRHDLASSSTGSSPWLSDTVKVIRLDKTAFTHADILKATCNFSEERILGKGGFGTVYQGVLPDGRVVAVKKLQRKGLEGEREFRAEMEVLSGNGFGWPHPNLVTLHGWCLYGSEKILVYEYMEGGSLEDLVSDRVRLTWHRRVDVAVDVARALVFLHHECFPAIVHRDVKASNVLLDKDGKARVTDFGLARIVDAGDSHVSTMVAGTVGYVAPEYGQTWQATTKGDVYSYGVLAMELATGRRAVDGGEECLVEWARRVMGNGRPGFNRSVIPVMLMGSGLLDGAEEMCELLKVGIKCTAEAPQSRPNMKEVLAMLIKISSTQGDFNYGSPPPF; from the exons ATGAACACCAAAGCTTTTGCAAACAACAATCCGAGAGGCCAGAAGATCATGCACTGCTCAAACAAGGAGACTAATTCATGGGTCATATTGTCTTCCATATTCTTAGCCCTCCTTGTCTTGATCACAGCAG AAGCTTCTGTTGTTGCCGGAGATTCTCTAGACACAGACAGAGAAGTTCTGCTAAGCCTTAAAGCATTTCTGCAACAACATAACCCAGTAAATCAAGGCCAATACTCACAATGGAACCAGCACAGCAACAACCCCTGCAAGTGGCATGGAGTTACATGCAACAATGACACGAGAGTCAGTGTCGTTGAGCTCTCCAACAACGAAATCACCGGTGAGATTTTCCCAAACTTCTCGGCACTCACAGCACTTTCACACCTCGACCTCTCCACAAACACTCTAAGCGGAGCTCTCCCAGAGGACCTCAGTAAATGCCACAGCCTCAAATACCTCAATTTATCGCATAACATTATTGACAGTGAGCTCAACTTAAATGGATTGAATCAGTTGGAGGTTCTTGATTTGGCTGTCAATAGGTTTAATGGGGATTTGCAGATGAGCTTTCCTGGAATTTGCAATAATCTGGTGGTTGTTAATATTTCAGAAAATAACTTAACTGGTAGGATTGATCACAGTTTTGATGACTGCTTGAAATTGCAGTACTTGGATTTGAGCGCAAACTATTTTAGTGGAGAGATATGGAATGGATTCACCAAGCTTAGGGAATTTTCAGTAGCTGAAAACTATCTTAGTGGGACTATTTTGCCATCCATTTTCACAAATAACTGTAGCTTGGTAGTTTTGGACCTGTCAGAAAATGGTATTTCTGGTGGAGTTCCAGCAGAGATTTCAAAATGCCAGAGGTTGGTCATATTGAATCTCTGGGGAAATAATTTTACAGGATCAATTCCGTCTGAGATTGGAAGGATTTCGAGTCTGCAAGCTTTGTTCTTGGGCAACAACAGTTTCTATAGAGTGATCCCAGAAACCCTTTTGGATTTGAACAACTTGACCTTCTTGGACTTGAGTAGGAACAATTTTGGAGGGGATATACAAGATATTTTTGGGAGATTCAGACAGGTGAAGTTTCTTGTATTGCACTCAAATTCATACACCGGCGGTATATATTCGTCTGGAATTCTCAAGCTTCTTAATATTTCAAGGTTAGACCTCAGCCGCAACAACTTTACAGGTCCTTTACCAGTTGAAATTGCTCAAATGCCAAAATTGAAGTTCTTGATCCTTGCCTACAATCAATTCAATGGAACTATACCACCAGAGTATGGAAACATTCCGTCCCTCCAAGCACTGGACCTTTCCTTCAACAACCTAACTGGTGCAATTCCCAGCACCCTAGGAAACTTGAGCTCTCTGTTGTGGTTGATGCTTGCAAACAATTTGCTATCTGGTCCAATTCCACAGGAGTTAGGAAATTGTACTAGCTTGTTGTGGCTTAATCTTGCCAACAACCTGCTCTCTGGTCCAATCCCATCTGAATTGACAAAGATTGGGAAAAATGTTAAGCCAACATTTGAAACAAATAATCTGGACAATGATCAGATCATACCTGGATCAGGGGAGTGCTTAGCAATGAAGAGATGGATTCCTGCAGATTACCCTCCATTCAGTTTTGTGTATACAATCCTCACTAGGAAGAGTTGTCGAAGCATATGGGATCGGCTACTTAAAGGAAATGGCCTCTTTCCCATATGTGCTGCTGGTTCTGCAGTAAGAACACTTCAAATCTCTGGTTATCTTCAACTGAGTGGGAATCAGCTTTCAGGTCAGCTACCTCCTGATATTGGTAAGATGCAAAATTTTAGTATGATAAACTTGGGTTTCAATAAATTCAATGGAGAACTGCCTGCAAAAATTGGTCAGTTGCCACTTGTAGTGTTCAACATCAGTATGAACAATTTTTCAGGTCAAATCCCAATGCAAATTGGGAATATTAAGTGCATGCAGAATCTTGATATGTCCTACAACAATTTTTCTGGCACCTTCCCTGTGAGCTTAAACAGCTTGACTGAACTAAGCAAGTTCAACATTTCATACAATCCACTCATATCTGGTGTAATTCCTTCAAGTGGGCAATTGGCAACATTTGAGAAGGACTCTTACCTTGGTGACCCCCTCCTGAAACTTCCACCGTTCATTGACAACTCCACAGATGGACGAGCAAAGAAATCAAATGTGAACCTTAAAAGGCCTACAAAGTTTGCTGCATATATGGTGGTCTTGGCTCTACTACTTGCTGTCTTGATATGTGGAGTTTTGTCACTTGTAGTCTGCTTATTTGGGAAGAGCCCTGCAGAGCAACCAGGATATCTGTTGCAGGACGTCAAATACCGGCATGACTTGGCCTCAAGTTCCACCGGTTCATCACCATGGCTATCAGATACCGTGAAGGTCATTCGTTTGGACAAAACAGCATTTACACATGCTGACATTTTGAAAGCTACGTGCAATTTTTCTGAAGAGAGGATATTAGGGAAGGGAGGGTTTGGGACAGTGTACCAAGGAGTATTGCCTGATGGGAGAGTAGTAGCCGTGAAGAAGCTTCAAAGAAAAGGGCTTGAAGGTGAAAGAGAATTCAGAGCTGAAATGGAGGTTCTTAGTGGAAATGGCTTTGGCTGGCCTCACCCAAACCTTGTAACTCTTCATGGCTGGTGCCTTTATGGATCAGAAAAAATACTAGTCTATGAGTACATGGAAGGTGGGAGCTTGGAGGATCTTGTGTCCGATAGAGTAAGACTAACATGGCACAGACGCGTTGATGTGGCGGTTGATGTTGCTCGAGCCTTGGTGTTTCTACACCACGAGTGCTTCCCCGCAATCGTGCACCGAGACGTGAAGGCTAGCAATGTGCTGCTGGATAAGGATGGAAAGGCTAGAGTTACAGATTTTGGGTTGGCAAGAATAGTGGATGCGGGGGATAGTCATGTGAGCACAATGGTGGCAGGGACAGTTGGTTATGTTGCACCAGAATATGGGCAGACATGGCAAGCCACAACAAAAGGGGATGTGTACAGTTATGGAGTGCTGGCAATGGAGTTGGCAACTGGGAGGAGGGCAGTGGATGGAGGAGAGGAGTGCCTTGTAGAATGGGCAAGAAGGGTAATGGGAAATGGACGGCCCGGATTCAATAGATCTGTGATACCAGTTATGCTTATGGGGTCTGGGCTTCTTGATGGGGCAGAGGAGATGTGTGAGCTGCTTAAGGTTGGCATAAAGTGCACAGCCGAGGCACCACAGTCAAGACCAAACATGAAGGAGGTGTTAGCTATGCTAATCAAGATATCCAGCACCCAAGGGGATTTCAATTATGGTTCCCCTCCTccattttga
- the LOC18775730 gene encoding uncharacterized protein LOC18775730, with protein sequence MSSISKKQHLSRPAAPTQLPTVSTGRLSPTQTQSVSPTVSTGRLSLTQTQSASPTQPPTVSTGRLSPTQAQSSSGTLSPPPHPPMRASSRHRHPNRTRHATSSSADDMIDSSSAENGSGRLPTIRDTEQRPRRKGVRGACKAVKTTRIVRTSNHRIKVIFHPKYDEPVDLKISSLLSHDIGAIIRSNCPMNHGYWEDVPEDQKKDLADQISVNFDIDLDMVGLRGYIDLVMARRFRDFKHELHKHFQLFSSPEEALANPPLEIIERDAVHEWEYLCDHFQSQDFLRASNANKANRSKKKMEHRAGSLSFSHLVMQCAEEGSQFAEIDAFEKAYAGKNKQWTNETAKAKHDEMVAKKNEYLELAKEYPEGTSPDEMSIADQDAGHNIVIDVLGKKPGRQKRRLGFGLARGSSSSLASSTRLQQLEDQLVAERTAREATQNYLQKIVQQISSVVPGFIPPPADFLVTPETQHVDDEDRDHSSLG encoded by the exons ATGTCTTCGATTTCAAAGAAACAACATTTGTCTCGTCCCGCAGCTCCGACTCAACTTCCGACAGTCTCTACAGGCCGTCTTTCACCCACTCAGACTCAGTCTGTATCTCCGACAGTCTCTACAGGCCGTCTTTCCCTCACTCAGACTCAGTCCGCATCTCCGACTCAACCTCCGACAGTCTCTACAGGCCGTCTTTCACCCACTCAGGCTCAGTCCTCCAGCGGGACTCTTTCTCCACCACCCCATCCTCCAATGAGAGCGAGTTCTCGTCACAGGCACCCTAATCGAACTAGGCATGCCACCTCCTCATCAGCTG ATGACATGATTGACTCAAGTAGTGCTGAAAATGGCTCTG GTCGTCTTCCGACCATTCGAGACACAGAGCAGCGTCCCCGTAGAAAGGGGGTTAGGGGGGCATGTAAAGCTGTGAAGACCACTCGCATCGTGCGCACATCTAATCACAGGATCAAGGTTATTTTTCATCCGAAATATGATGAACCTGTGGATTTGAAGATTTCTAGCTTGCTGTCACATGACATTGGGGCCATTATCCGGAGCAACTGTCCAATGAATCATGGATATTGGGAGGACGTTCCTGAAGATCAGAAGAAGGACCTTGCTGATCAGATCAGT GTCAACTTTGATATAGACTTGGACATGGTTGGTCTTCGTGGTTATATTGATTTGGTCATGGCTAGGCGGTTTAGGGACTTCAAGCACGAGTTGCATAAGCACTTTCAGCTTTTCTCATCTCCTGAGGAGGCTTTGGCCAACCCACCGTTGGAGATAATTGAGAGAGATGCAGTACATGAATGGGAATATTTGTGTGATCACTTTCAGTCCCAGgattttttg AGAGCGTCAAATGCGAATAAAGCAAATcggtcaaaaaagaaaatggagcaTCGTGCTGGTTCATTATCATTCTCACACCTTGTGATGCAGTGCGCAGAG GAGGGTTCTCAATTTGCAGAGATAGACGCTTTTGAGAAGGCCTATGCTGGGAAAAACAAGCAATGGACCAATGAGACGGCCAAAGCTAAACAT gaTGAGATGGTGGCGAAGAAGAATGAGTATCTTGAGTTAGCAAAGGAGTATCCTGAGGGCACCTCACCAGATGAGATGTCAATTGCTGATCAAGATGCTGGACATAATATTGTGATAGATGTACTTGGCAAGAAGCCAGGTAGGCAGAAACGCAGGTTGGGATTTGGCCTAGCTCGTGGGTCTTCTTCGTCCTTGGCATCATCAACTAGATTGCAACAATTGGAGGATCAGTTGGTAGCAGAGAGGACAGCTAGGGAGGCAACGCAAAATTATCTACAGAAAATTGTGCAACAGATATCAAGCGTAGTTCCCGGGTTTATACCACCCCCAGCTGATTTTCTAGTAACACCAGAGACACAGCATGTTGATGATGAGGATCGCGACCATTCTTCATTAGGATAG